In Bradyrhizobium sp. CCBAU 051011, the following are encoded in one genomic region:
- a CDS encoding sodium-translocating pyrophosphatase: MTALWVIVLCGALSIVYAIWATSSVLKSDAGNPRMQEIAAAVAEGAQAYLRRQYMTIGMVGIVIFALLAYFLGMLVAIGFLVGAVLSGAAGFIGMNVSVRANVRTAQAATTSLAGGLELAFKAGAITGLLVAGLALLGVTIYFAYLTQIMGLKANDRVVVDALVALGFGASLISIFARLGGGIFTKGADVGGDLVGKVEAGIPEDDPRNPATIADNVGDNVGDCAGMAADLFETYAVTAVATMVLAAIFFANSPLLVNMMTLPLAIGGVCIITSIIGTFFVKLGASQSIMGALYKGLIATGVLSLLGVAAVIHWLIGFGELAGVKYTGMALFQCGVIGLVVTGLIIWITEYYTGTDYRPVKSIAASSVTGHGTNVIQGLAISMEATALPAIVIIAGILITYSLAGLFGIAIATTTMLALAGMIVALDAFGPVTDNAGGIAEMAGLPKEVRKSTDALDAVGNTTKAVTKGYAIGSAGLGALVLFAAYNEDLKFFIGNSAKHPYFQGVAPDFSLNNPYVVVGLLFGGLLPYLFGALGMTAVGRAAGAIVEEVRRQFREKPGIMQGTDKPDYGKAVDLLTKAAIKEMIIPSLLPVLSPIFVYFAIYAIAGGGAAGKSAAFSAVGAMLLGVIVTGLFVAISMTSGGGAWDNAKKYIEDGHYGGKGSDAHKAAVTGDTVGDPYKDTAGPAVNPMIKITNIVALLLLAILAH; encoded by the coding sequence ATGACAGCATTATGGGTGATTGTGCTCTGCGGAGCGCTTTCGATCGTTTACGCCATCTGGGCGACGTCTTCCGTTCTGAAATCGGACGCCGGCAATCCGCGTATGCAGGAGATCGCGGCGGCGGTGGCCGAAGGCGCGCAGGCCTATCTGCGCCGCCAGTACATGACGATCGGCATGGTCGGCATCGTGATTTTCGCGCTGCTGGCCTACTTCCTGGGCATGCTGGTTGCGATTGGCTTCCTGGTCGGCGCCGTGCTGTCGGGCGCCGCCGGCTTCATCGGCATGAACGTCTCGGTCCGCGCCAACGTGCGCACCGCGCAGGCGGCGACCACTTCGCTGGCCGGCGGTCTTGAACTGGCCTTCAAGGCGGGCGCGATCACTGGCCTTCTGGTGGCCGGCCTCGCGCTGCTCGGCGTTACCATCTATTTCGCCTATCTCACCCAGATCATGGGGCTGAAGGCCAACGACCGCGTCGTCGTCGACGCGCTGGTGGCACTTGGCTTCGGCGCCTCGCTGATCTCGATCTTCGCCCGTCTCGGCGGCGGCATCTTCACCAAGGGTGCTGACGTCGGCGGCGACCTCGTCGGCAAGGTCGAGGCCGGCATCCCCGAGGACGATCCGCGCAACCCGGCGACCATCGCCGACAACGTCGGCGACAACGTCGGGGACTGCGCCGGCATGGCCGCCGACCTGTTCGAGACCTATGCGGTGACTGCGGTCGCCACCATGGTGCTGGCCGCGATCTTCTTCGCGAACTCGCCGCTGCTGGTGAACATGATGACCCTGCCGCTCGCCATCGGCGGCGTCTGCATCATCACCTCGATCATCGGCACCTTCTTCGTCAAGCTCGGCGCCAGCCAGTCCATCATGGGCGCGCTGTACAAGGGCCTGATCGCGACCGGCGTGCTGTCGCTGCTCGGCGTTGCAGCCGTGATTCACTGGCTGATCGGTTTTGGCGAGCTGGCGGGTGTGAAGTACACCGGCATGGCGCTGTTCCAGTGCGGGGTGATCGGCCTTGTCGTCACCGGCCTGATCATCTGGATCACCGAATACTATACCGGAACCGACTATCGCCCGGTGAAGTCGATTGCGGCGTCCTCGGTCACCGGTCACGGCACTAACGTGATCCAGGGTCTGGCGATCTCGATGGAAGCGACCGCGCTGCCCGCGATCGTCATCATCGCCGGCATCCTGATCACCTACAGCCTTGCCGGCCTGTTCGGCATCGCGATTGCGACCACGACGATGCTTGCGCTGGCCGGGATGATCGTCGCGCTCGACGCCTTCGGCCCGGTCACGGACAATGCCGGCGGCATCGCCGAAATGGCCGGCCTGCCGAAGGAAGTGCGCAAGTCGACCGACGCGCTCGATGCCGTCGGCAACACCACCAAGGCGGTCACCAAGGGCTATGCGATCGGCTCCGCCGGTCTCGGCGCGCTGGTGCTGTTCGCGGCTTACAATGAAGACCTCAAATTCTTCATCGGCAATTCTGCCAAACATCCGTACTTCCAGGGTGTCGCTCCGGACTTCTCGCTCAACAACCCCTACGTCGTGGTTGGCCTCCTGTTCGGCGGCCTGCTGCCGTACCTGTTCGGCGCGCTGGGCATGACCGCCGTCGGCCGTGCGGCCGGTGCGATCGTTGAGGAAGTGCGGCGCCAGTTCCGCGAGAAGCCCGGCATCATGCAGGGCACCGACAAGCCCGATTACGGCAAGGCCGTCGACCTGCTGACCAAGGCGGCGATCAAGGAAATGATCATTCCGTCGCTTTTGCCGGTGCTGTCGCCGATCTTCGTCTACTTCGCGATCTATGCAATCGCGGGCGGCGGCGCGGCCGGCAAGTCGGCGGCATTCTCCGCCGTCGGCGCCATGCTGCTCGGCGTGATTGTGACCGGCCTGTTCGTCGCGATCTCGATGACCTCGGGCGGCGGCGCCTGGGATAACGCCAAGAAGTACATCGAGGACGGTCACTACGGCGGCAAGGGCTCCGACGCCCACAAGGCGGCGGTGACCGGCGACACCGTCGGCGATCCCTACAAGGATACGGCGGGTCCTGCGGTCAACCCGATGATCAAGATCACCAACATCGTGGCGCTGCTGCTGCTGGCGATCCTGGCGCACTGA
- a CDS encoding tripartite tricarboxylate transporter substrate binding protein, producing the protein MTIKAISRRRVLTGAAAVSAAAILPRSSFGSDWRPTETVRLIVPAAAGGSTDVMGRLLAAHLQTAWGQSAVVENRSGGGGTIGTAEAVRGKADGHVILVGNPGPNAIAYSIFRNMTYKADQLQPVSNMIRIPNIVSAHPSTGIKSIPELIAYIKANPDKLTYGSSGVGQSPHLTGAWFLQLTGLKMVHVPFRGAGPALQAALAGDIQILFDNLYPTLPQTQEGKLTALCVTTPERSPAAPNIPTIREGVPELAKFDVSSWFGVFLPKATPAPAVEALNKEIKAMLARDDVKKTIGNMGATADWGTPQQFSDFVQAETAKFGEIIKREGLQMDVN; encoded by the coding sequence GTGACGATTAAAGCTATTTCTCGCCGCCGCGTTTTGACCGGAGCTGCAGCCGTATCGGCGGCGGCGATTTTGCCGCGCTCGAGCTTCGGCTCTGACTGGCGCCCGACCGAGACCGTGCGTCTCATCGTACCGGCAGCGGCGGGCGGCAGCACCGACGTGATGGGACGTTTGCTGGCCGCGCATCTGCAGACCGCTTGGGGCCAGTCAGCCGTCGTGGAAAACCGCTCCGGCGGCGGCGGCACCATCGGCACTGCCGAAGCCGTGCGGGGCAAAGCCGACGGCCACGTCATCCTGGTCGGCAATCCCGGTCCGAACGCGATCGCCTACAGCATCTTCCGCAACATGACCTACAAGGCCGACCAGTTGCAGCCGGTCAGCAACATGATCCGGATTCCCAACATTGTCTCGGCGCATCCGTCGACCGGCATCAAGTCGATCCCAGAGTTGATCGCCTACATCAAGGCCAATCCGGACAAGCTGACCTACGGCTCCTCCGGCGTCGGGCAGAGCCCTCACCTCACCGGCGCCTGGTTCCTGCAACTTACCGGCCTGAAGATGGTCCATGTGCCGTTCCGCGGCGCAGGTCCGGCGCTGCAGGCGGCACTCGCGGGCGACATCCAGATACTGTTCGACAACCTCTATCCCACGCTGCCGCAGACCCAGGAGGGCAAGCTCACCGCGCTTTGCGTGACCACGCCCGAGCGCAGCCCGGCGGCGCCGAACATTCCGACCATACGCGAGGGTGTACCCGAACTTGCGAAGTTCGACGTCTCCTCCTGGTTTGGCGTCTTCCTGCCGAAGGCTACGCCCGCTCCCGCCGTCGAGGCGCTCAACAAGGAGATCAAGGCGATGCTGGCGCGCGATGACGTCAAGAAGACCATCGGCAACATGGGCGCCACCGCCGACTGGGGCACGCCGCAGCAATTCTCTGACTTCGTGCAGGCCGAGACCGCGAAGTTCGGCGAGATCATCAAGCGCGAAGGCCTGCAGATGGATGTGAATTGA
- a CDS encoding MerR family transcriptional regulator yields the protein MDKAPDAFRTISEVAEELDIPQHVLRFWETRFAQIKPMKRSGGRRYYRPDDVDLLKGIRRLLYGEGYTIRGVQRILKEHGIKSVQGLADQTSAVTFGAVEEAIGLSLQEPEEGEIPTADADSEDEDYETEEKEIDYRFADTDDDGILLPFAKGKPGPSDADRERLERVLKDLISCRELLDTAMKDG from the coding sequence TTGGACAAGGCGCCGGATGCGTTCCGCACCATCAGCGAAGTCGCTGAAGAGCTCGACATTCCCCAGCACGTGCTGCGATTCTGGGAGACGCGGTTCGCCCAGATCAAGCCGATGAAGCGAAGCGGCGGGCGGCGTTACTATCGCCCCGACGACGTCGATCTGCTGAAGGGGATCCGCCGTCTGCTGTACGGCGAGGGCTACACCATCCGCGGCGTGCAGCGGATCCTGAAAGAGCACGGCATCAAATCGGTACAGGGCCTTGCCGACCAGACTTCTGCCGTCACCTTCGGAGCGGTCGAGGAGGCGATCGGTCTCAGTCTGCAGGAGCCCGAAGAGGGAGAAATCCCGACCGCGGATGCCGATTCCGAGGACGAGGATTACGAGACCGAAGAGAAGGAAATCGACTATCGCTTTGCCGATACCGACGACGACGGCATTTTGCTGCCGTTCGCCAAGGGCAAGCCGGGGCCGTCGGACGCCGACCGCGAACGCCTCGAACGGGTGCTGAAGGATCTGATCTCCTGCCGGGAGTTGCTGGATACGGCAATGAAGGACGGCTGA
- the nusB gene encoding transcription antitermination factor NusB: MMAEKKPAKATDKKANRRGAARLAAVQALYQMDIAGAGINDIFAEFESHWLGNEVEGDKYLPAEAAFFRDVVSGVVRDQARLDPLIDDALQKGWPLKRIDAILRAVLRAGSYELEHRRDVPGRVVVSEYVDVAHAFVEKDETGMVNAVLDQIARQFRADEFARG, translated from the coding sequence ATGATGGCAGAGAAGAAGCCCGCCAAAGCCACTGACAAGAAAGCCAATCGCCGTGGCGCGGCGCGGCTGGCCGCCGTGCAGGCGCTGTACCAGATGGACATCGCGGGCGCCGGCATCAACGACATCTTCGCCGAGTTCGAGAGCCACTGGCTCGGCAACGAAGTCGAAGGCGACAAATACCTGCCGGCGGAGGCGGCGTTTTTCCGCGACGTGGTGTCGGGCGTGGTGCGCGACCAGGCGAGGCTCGATCCCCTGATCGACGATGCGCTGCAGAAGGGCTGGCCGCTGAAGCGGATCGATGCGATTTTGCGCGCGGTGCTGCGCGCCGGCTCCTATGAGCTGGAGCACCGCAGGGATGTGCCGGGCCGCGTGGTCGTATCCGAATATGTCGACGTCGCGCATGCCTTCGTCGAAAAGGACGAGACCGGCATGGTCAACGCCGTACTCGACCAGATCGCGCGTCAGTTCCGCGCCGACGAGTTCGCGCGTGGTTAG
- a CDS encoding beta-ketoacyl-ACP synthase III, whose amino-acid sequence MTAKRSVVLGCGSYLPQKVLTNAELAARIDTSDEWIVQRTGIRERHIAAEGEFTSHLAINAARAALEHAGLDAQAIDLIVLATSTPDNTFPATAVAVQNELGIHHGAAFDLQAVCSGFVFALATADNFLRSGAYKRALVIGAETFSRILDWNDRGTCVLFGDGAGAVVLEAQDQPGLPSDRGVLTTHLRSDGRHKAKLFVDGGPSSTQTVGYLRMEGREVFKHAVGMITDVIVDAFNATGTSAEDIDWFIPHQANKRIIDASAHKLHIAPQKVVLTVDQHGNTSAASIPLALAVAVKDGRVKKGDLVLFEAMGGGFTWGSALVRW is encoded by the coding sequence GTGACTGCGAAACGTTCGGTCGTGCTGGGCTGCGGCTCCTATCTGCCGCAGAAGGTGCTGACCAATGCGGAACTCGCCGCCCGGATCGATACGTCGGACGAGTGGATCGTGCAGCGTACCGGCATCCGGGAGCGGCACATCGCGGCCGAAGGCGAGTTCACCTCGCATCTGGCAATCAACGCCGCGCGCGCCGCGCTGGAGCATGCCGGCCTCGACGCCCAGGCGATCGACCTGATCGTGCTGGCGACCTCGACGCCGGACAACACTTTTCCGGCGACCGCGGTCGCCGTTCAGAACGAACTTGGCATCCACCACGGCGCCGCCTTCGATCTGCAGGCGGTGTGCTCCGGCTTCGTCTTCGCGCTCGCGACCGCCGATAATTTCCTGCGTTCCGGCGCTTACAAGCGCGCGCTGGTGATCGGCGCCGAAACCTTCTCGCGCATTCTCGACTGGAACGACCGCGGCACCTGCGTGCTGTTCGGCGACGGCGCCGGCGCGGTCGTGCTCGAGGCGCAGGACCAGCCGGGCCTGCCTTCCGACCGCGGCGTGCTGACGACGCATCTGCGCTCGGACGGCCGGCACAAGGCAAAGCTGTTCGTCGATGGCGGTCCTTCCAGCACCCAGACCGTCGGCTATCTCCGGATGGAAGGCCGCGAAGTGTTCAAGCACGCGGTCGGCATGATCACGGATGTGATCGTGGACGCCTTCAATGCTACGGGAACCAGCGCCGAGGACATCGACTGGTTCATTCCGCATCAGGCCAACAAGCGAATCATCGACGCGTCAGCGCACAAGCTTCATATTGCGCCGCAGAAGGTGGTGCTGACCGTCGATCAGCACGGCAATACGTCGGCGGCGTCGATTCCGCTGGCGCTTGCGGTTGCCGTCAAGGACGGGCGCGTCAAGAAGGGCGATCTGGTGCTGTTTGAAGCCATGGGCGGCGGCTTCACCTGGGGTTCCGCCCTCGTGCGCTGGTAA
- a CDS encoding cold-shock protein, translated as MATGTVKWFNGQKGFGFIEPSDGSKDVFVHISAVERAGLGGLAEGQKVQFELKTDKMRGKVSAENLSLV; from the coding sequence ATGGCTACGGGAACAGTGAAGTGGTTCAACGGTCAAAAGGGTTTCGGTTTCATTGAGCCCAGCGATGGCAGTAAGGATGTGTTCGTGCACATCTCCGCCGTCGAGCGTGCGGGCCTCGGCGGACTGGCCGAAGGTCAGAAGGTTCAGTTCGAACTCAAGACCGACAAGATGCGGGGCAAGGTGAGCGCGGAAAACCTGTCGCTCGTCTAA
- a CDS encoding integration host factor subunit alpha, producing the protein MTGTGKTVTRVDLCEAVYQKVGLSRTESSAFVELVLKEITDCLEKGETVKLSSFGSFMVRKKGQRIGRNPKTGTEVPISPRRVMVFKPSAILKQRINGHAVGNGESKAE; encoded by the coding sequence ATGACCGGGACCGGAAAAACAGTCACACGTGTCGATCTCTGCGAGGCGGTCTACCAGAAGGTGGGCCTCTCGCGAACGGAATCGTCCGCGTTTGTCGAGCTCGTTTTGAAAGAGATTACCGATTGCCTGGAGAAAGGCGAGACGGTGAAGCTGTCGTCGTTCGGCTCGTTCATGGTGCGCAAGAAGGGACAGCGGATCGGACGTAACCCGAAGACCGGTACTGAAGTGCCGATCTCGCCGCGTCGTGTGATGGTGTTCAAGCCATCGGCGATTCTGAAGCAGCGCATCAACGGCCATGCGGTGGGCAACGGCGAAAGCAAGGCCGAATAG
- a CDS encoding DUF177 domain-containing protein: MSKTGTTEKPDPWRVPVAVAQIPETGLHRDIQADQAIRAAVADVGGLREVLSVRASFDVTPKSGGRFHVVGHVRARIGQTCVVTLEEIENDIDEPIDLIFAPPEQIPQMAALVDEAEESDEEMPDPPEPIENGMIDLGRVATDALYLAVDPYPRKPGAVFEPVVEAADPEDHPFAALKALKAEPKKSGARKPKGK, encoded by the coding sequence ATGAGCAAGACCGGTACGACAGAGAAACCCGACCCGTGGCGCGTCCCCGTCGCGGTAGCGCAGATACCGGAGACGGGCCTGCATCGCGATATCCAGGCCGATCAGGCCATCCGCGCTGCCGTGGCCGATGTCGGAGGCTTGCGTGAGGTGCTTTCGGTGCGGGCCTCTTTCGACGTCACGCCAAAGAGCGGCGGCCGCTTCCACGTGGTCGGCCACGTGCGGGCGCGGATCGGCCAGACCTGCGTGGTGACGTTGGAGGAGATCGAGAACGATATCGACGAACCGATCGATCTGATCTTCGCGCCGCCCGAGCAGATCCCGCAGATGGCCGCGCTGGTCGACGAGGCCGAAGAGAGCGACGAGGAGATGCCCGATCCGCCCGAGCCGATCGAGAACGGTATGATCGACCTCGGCAGGGTTGCCACCGACGCCTTGTATCTCGCCGTCGATCCCTATCCGCGCAAGCCCGGCGCCGTATTTGAGCCGGTGGTTGAAGCAGCCGATCCCGAAGATCATCCGTTCGCGGCGCTCAAGGCGTTGAAAGCAGAACCGAAAAAATCGGGCGCCAGGAAGCCCAAGGGCAAGTAG
- the thiL gene encoding thiamine-phosphate kinase, whose amino-acid sequence MVSVKPASGEDSLIARYFRPLATDPGSFHLDDDAAALRSWGDDIVVTTDAIVEGVHFLPDDPPDTVARKALRVNLSDLAAKGAKPAGFVLTLALRSADDAWLKPFAAALGDDAGQFACPLLGGDTVSTPGPLMVSVTAFGRVPPGKMIHRSGASPGDRVMVTGTIGDAALGLAILHGGKVHAAASDKAAREALVGRYRIPQPRVALAEIVRDHASAAMDVSDGLAGDLTKLCGVSGVSAVIDLESIPLSGAAQDLVSRGIVGLETLIAGGDDYEILCTIPEDRVEAFAQAATRVGVTVSSIGTVIAGSAVPKFIDGQGKEITLERRSYSHF is encoded by the coding sequence GTGGTTAGCGTCAAACCCGCGTCCGGCGAGGACTCGCTGATCGCGCGATACTTCCGGCCGCTCGCGACAGACCCCGGCTCGTTCCATCTCGACGACGACGCCGCGGCGTTGAGGTCATGGGGCGACGATATCGTGGTGACGACGGATGCCATCGTCGAAGGCGTGCATTTCCTGCCTGACGATCCCCCCGACACGGTCGCGCGCAAGGCGCTGCGGGTGAACCTTTCCGATCTCGCGGCGAAGGGCGCTAAGCCCGCCGGCTTCGTGCTGACGCTGGCCTTGCGCAGCGCCGACGACGCCTGGCTAAAGCCGTTCGCGGCGGCGCTCGGCGACGATGCTGGGCAATTCGCCTGTCCGCTGCTTGGCGGAGACACCGTATCCACGCCGGGGCCGCTGATGGTCTCGGTCACCGCGTTCGGCCGCGTGCCGCCGGGGAAGATGATTCATCGCAGCGGCGCCAGTCCGGGTGATCGGGTGATGGTGACGGGCACGATTGGCGACGCCGCGCTGGGGCTTGCCATCCTGCACGGCGGGAAGGTGCATGCTGCCGCATCCGACAAGGCCGCACGCGAGGCGTTGGTCGGGCGCTATCGCATTCCGCAGCCGCGCGTGGCGCTGGCCGAGATCGTGCGCGACCATGCCAGCGCGGCGATGGATGTGTCGGATGGCCTTGCCGGCGATCTCACCAAGCTCTGCGGCGTGTCCGGCGTATCCGCGGTGATCGATCTGGAGTCGATCCCGTTGTCCGGCGCGGCGCAGGATCTGGTGTCGCGCGGCATTGTCGGCCTGGAAACACTGATTGCAGGCGGCGATGATTACGAGATCCTGTGCACGATACCGGAGGATCGCGTCGAGGCTTTCGCGCAAGCCGCAACGCGTGTCGGCGTCACGGTGAGTTCCATTGGAACGGTGATCGCTGGAAGCGCGGTTCCGAAGTTCATCGACGGACAGGGCAAGGAAATAACGCTGGAACGTCGCTCTTACAGCCATTTTTGA
- the ribH gene encoding 6,7-dimethyl-8-ribityllumazine synthase — MADARRAPLKDQTDITGARALIVEARFYDDIQDALLEGAVAELKAAGVTHDVITVPGALEIPAAIAIALDAADRNGKPYDAAIALGCVVRGDTIHFEIVSIESSRALMDLAVTRKLPLGNGIITVNTDAQAWARARASELNKGGDAARAALAMLRIKRRLAKA; from the coding sequence ATGGCAGACGCACGGCGCGCACCGCTGAAAGACCAGACCGACATCACAGGCGCGCGCGCGCTGATCGTCGAGGCGCGGTTTTATGACGACATCCAGGATGCACTGCTGGAAGGCGCCGTCGCCGAGCTGAAGGCCGCCGGGGTGACACACGACGTCATCACGGTTCCCGGCGCGCTGGAGATTCCGGCCGCCATCGCCATTGCGCTCGATGCTGCCGACAGGAACGGTAAACCCTATGACGCCGCGATCGCGCTCGGCTGCGTGGTGCGCGGCGACACCATCCATTTCGAGATCGTCTCGATCGAATCTTCGCGCGCACTGATGGATCTGGCGGTCACGCGCAAGCTGCCGCTCGGTAACGGCATCATCACCGTCAATACCGATGCGCAGGCCTGGGCGAGAGCGCGCGCCAGCGAACTCAACAAGGGCGGCGACGCCGCGCGTGCGGCGCTGGCGATGCTGCGGATCAAACGCCGGCTGGCAAAGGCCTGA
- the plsX gene encoding phosphate acyltransferase PlsX, giving the protein MPQKVRIALDAMGGDVGASVVIPGAAISLERHPDTEFLLYGDSKLIDEQLAKYPALKAASRVVHTDVTVSMHDKPSQALRRGRKRSSMWLAIDAVKRSEAHVAVSAGNTGALMAMARFHLHTMPGIDRPAIAGVWPTARGDSVVLDLGATIGGDAHHLVALAVMGSAMASVLFNRERPTVGLLNIGVEEIKGHEEIREAAELLRASQLNYIGFVEGDGIGQGAADVIVSEGFSGNIALKAAEGTARQMADFLRNAMASSWLSRIGYLFARGAFKALRDKLDPNKSNGGVLLGLKGVVVKSHGGISAEGFAYAIDVGYEMVRCDLLTKINQMINSDGSALAQTAQEAVS; this is encoded by the coding sequence ATGCCTCAAAAGGTTCGAATCGCGCTTGACGCCATGGGTGGCGATGTCGGCGCATCGGTCGTCATTCCCGGCGCCGCAATCTCTTTGGAACGGCATCCCGACACCGAATTCCTGCTCTATGGCGACAGCAAGCTGATCGACGAGCAACTCGCGAAATATCCGGCGCTGAAGGCAGCATCGCGCGTGGTCCATACCGATGTCACGGTGAGTATGCACGACAAGCCGAGCCAGGCGTTGCGCCGCGGCCGCAAAAGGTCGTCAATGTGGCTTGCGATCGACGCCGTGAAGCGGAGCGAGGCTCATGTTGCGGTTTCCGCCGGCAACACCGGCGCCCTGATGGCGATGGCACGCTTCCATCTGCACACCATGCCCGGGATCGATCGCCCGGCCATTGCGGGCGTGTGGCCGACGGCACGCGGCGATTCCGTCGTGCTCGATCTCGGCGCCACGATCGGCGGCGACGCGCACCATCTCGTGGCTCTGGCGGTGATGGGCAGCGCGATGGCGAGCGTGCTGTTCAACCGGGAACGGCCGACTGTCGGCCTCCTCAACATCGGGGTCGAGGAGATCAAGGGCCATGAGGAGATCCGCGAGGCCGCCGAGTTGCTGCGCGCGTCGCAGCTCAATTATATTGGCTTCGTCGAGGGCGACGGGATCGGCCAGGGCGCGGCCGATGTGATCGTTTCGGAAGGATTCAGCGGCAACATCGCGTTGAAAGCCGCCGAAGGCACTGCGCGGCAGATGGCGGATTTTCTGCGCAACGCCATGGCAAGCAGTTGGCTATCCCGGATCGGTTACCTGTTCGCCCGCGGCGCGTTCAAGGCGCTCCGGGACAAGCTCGATCCGAACAAATCCAATGGTGGCGTGCTGCTTGGCCTGAAAGGCGTGGTCGTCAAAAGCCATGGCGGAATCAGCGCCGAAGGCTTTGCCTACGCAATCGATGTTGGCTATGAGATGGTCCGCTGCGATCTCCTCACCAAGATCAATCAGATGATAAATAGCGACGGTAGTGCACTGGCACAGACCGCGCAGGAGGCTGTCTCGTGA
- a CDS encoding outer membrane protein assembly factor BamE gives MTEMSHLSTSVPSSRRLSACRRGFRAAAAVALVCAALAGCTGEQFQKGYILPPNALEQIPIGASQDQVLIVMGTPSTVATLNGEVFYYISQRSERKVAFMNQQVVDQRVIAIYFDKNRQVTRLANYGLQDGKIFDFISRTTPTSGQELSYLTPLFKLLSFN, from the coding sequence ATGACCGAAATGAGCCACCTGAGCACCAGCGTGCCCTCGTCGCGCCGCCTGTCCGCATGCCGGCGCGGTTTTCGCGCGGCGGCGGCCGTGGCATTGGTCTGCGCGGCGCTGGCCGGATGCACCGGCGAGCAGTTCCAGAAGGGCTATATCCTGCCGCCCAACGCGCTGGAGCAAATTCCGATCGGCGCCAGCCAGGATCAGGTGCTGATCGTGATGGGAACGCCGTCCACGGTGGCGACCCTGAACGGCGAGGTGTTCTATTACATCTCGCAGCGCTCCGAACGCAAAGTCGCTTTCATGAACCAGCAGGTCGTCGACCAGCGCGTGATCGCGATCTATTTCGACAAGAACCGCCAGGTGACGCGGCTTGCCAATTACGGATTGCAGGACGGCAAGATCTTCGACTTCATCAGCCGCACCACGCCCACATCCGGCCAGGAGCTCAGCTACCTGACGCCGCTGTTCAAGCTCTTGAGCTTTAACTAG
- a CDS encoding ubiquinol-cytochrome C chaperone family protein, translating into MLWPFNHFRKPRPPLRGTIEAIYGMIVTQAREPLFYRDFGVPDTVNGRFDLLLLHLWLVLRRLKSVEGATALSQGLFDHFCNDMDDNLREMGVSDLKVPKRMQAFGEAFYGRTTAYDLALTDGREALAQAMCKNILNGENIEKARLLAVYAEAAMAALDSQGEAALVSGSARFPSPEKAGAQQ; encoded by the coding sequence ATGCTTTGGCCGTTCAATCACTTCAGGAAACCCCGGCCGCCGTTGCGCGGCACCATCGAGGCCATCTATGGCATGATCGTGACGCAGGCGCGAGAACCGTTGTTTTATCGGGACTTTGGGGTTCCGGACACGGTTAACGGCCGTTTTGACCTGCTTCTGCTGCATTTGTGGCTGGTGCTGCGGCGATTGAAATCGGTCGAGGGGGCCACGGCCCTGTCGCAGGGGCTATTCGACCATTTTTGCAACGATATGGACGATAATCTGCGCGAGATGGGGGTCAGCGACCTCAAGGTGCCGAAGCGGATGCAGGCCTTCGGCGAGGCCTTCTATGGCCGGACAACGGCCTATGACCTGGCGCTGACGGACGGCCGCGAGGCGCTGGCACAGGCCATGTGCAAGAATATCCTGAACGGCGAGAATATCGAAAAAGCCCGCCTGCTTGCGGTCTATGCCGAGGCGGCAATGGCCGCCCTCGACAGCCAGGGCGAGGCGGCGCTGGTAAGTGGTTCGGCCAGGTTTCCCTCGCCCGAGAAGGCAGGCGCACAGCAATGA